In Shinella sp. XGS7, a single genomic region encodes these proteins:
- a CDS encoding ABC transporter permease — protein sequence MSQPVQLPRWIDIGLLPLWNLCIALAVAGLVVLAIGQSPAQALSVMLQGSLGSARGLGFTLYYTTTFIFTGLAVAVAFHAGLFNIGGEGQAVLGGVAVALLALWLSPLLPAGLMLPLLVLAAAVGGMLWAAVPAYLQAKRGSHIVITTIMFNFIAASLNVYLLVNWLRPKGSMAVESAAFADSARMPALHTLAQSFGLELPSSPLNLSLLLALLACVGVWWFLWKSRAGYALRAVGSAPRAAHYAGIKPRLQVLIAMGLSGALAGMVAVNEISGVQGKLTLDFVAGAGFTGIAVSLMGRNHPVGIVLAALLFGVLYQGGVEVAFEIPGFSREMVVTVQGLIVLFAGAMATVSAPLFARLYKALARKEG from the coding sequence ATGAGTCAACCGGTACAACTGCCGCGCTGGATCGATATCGGTCTGCTGCCGCTGTGGAATCTGTGCATCGCGCTGGCGGTGGCGGGCCTGGTGGTGCTGGCCATCGGCCAGAGCCCGGCCCAGGCCCTGAGCGTGATGCTGCAGGGCTCGCTGGGCAGCGCCCGCGGCCTGGGCTTCACGCTCTACTACACGACGACCTTCATCTTCACCGGCCTTGCCGTGGCCGTCGCCTTCCATGCCGGCCTCTTCAACATCGGCGGCGAAGGCCAGGCCGTGCTGGGCGGCGTGGCCGTGGCCCTGCTGGCCCTGTGGCTCAGCCCACTCCTGCCGGCCGGCCTGATGCTGCCCCTGCTGGTGCTGGCGGCCGCCGTGGGCGGCATGCTCTGGGCGGCGGTGCCGGCCTATCTGCAGGCCAAGCGCGGCAGCCATATCGTCATCACGACGATCATGTTCAACTTCATCGCCGCCAGCCTGAACGTCTATCTGCTGGTCAACTGGCTGCGCCCCAAGGGCAGCATGGCGGTGGAGAGCGCGGCCTTTGCCGACAGCGCCCGCATGCCGGCCCTGCACACCCTGGCCCAGTCCTTCGGCCTGGAGCTGCCCAGCTCGCCGCTGAACCTGAGCCTGCTGCTGGCCCTGCTGGCCTGCGTGGGCGTGTGGTGGTTCCTCTGGAAGAGCCGCGCCGGCTATGCCCTGCGTGCCGTGGGCAGCGCGCCGCGCGCCGCCCATTACGCCGGCATCAAGCCGCGCCTGCAGGTGCTGATCGCCATGGGCCTCTCGGGGGCCCTGGCCGGCATGGTGGCCGTCAATGAGATTTCCGGCGTGCAGGGCAAGCTGACCCTGGACTTTGTGGCCGGCGCCGGCTTCACCGGCATCGCCGTCTCCCTGATGGGCCGCAACCATCCGGTGGGCATCGTGCTGGCGGCCCTGCTCTTCGGCGTGCTCTACCAGGGCGGCGTCGAGGTGGCGTTCGAGATCCCGGGCTTCAGCCGCGAGATGGTGGTCACGGTGCAGGGCCTGATCGTGCTGTTCGCCGGGGCCATGGCCACGGTGAGTGCGCCGCTGTTCGCGCGCCTGTACAAGGCCCTGGCGCGCAAGGAGGGCTGA
- a CDS encoding ABC transporter permease: protein MDEVLIGSLLGSTLRVTTPLLLCALAGLLSERSGVIDLGLEGKMLFAAFAAAATASVTQSTGLGLMAAIAVACALSMVQGFACVTHRGDQVVTGVALNMVAAGLTVVLGIAWFAQGGQTPPVPAEVRLTGLSTAYAEPQAGQWFASVLGHGLLSHNALVYLAFFLVVAVWFFLERTKPGLRLRAVGENPAMVDAAGVSVPGLRYSALLMNGVLCGLAGSYLTLAQNANFSPNMTAGRGYIALAALIFAKWRPKNILFACLLFGFLDAFAIRYQGYAFPLIGKVPVQLMQALPYILTVILLAGFIGKAIPPKAGGVPYVKER from the coding sequence ATGGATGAGGTCTTGATCGGTTCCCTGCTGGGTTCCACCCTGCGCGTGACCACGCCTCTGCTGCTGTGTGCGCTGGCGGGTCTGCTGTCCGAGCGCTCCGGCGTGATCGACCTGGGCCTGGAGGGCAAGATGCTCTTCGCGGCCTTTGCCGCCGCGGCCACGGCCAGCGTGACCCAGAGCACGGGCCTGGGCCTGATGGCGGCCATCGCCGTGGCCTGCGCGCTCTCCATGGTGCAGGGCTTTGCCTGCGTCACGCACCGCGGCGACCAGGTGGTCACCGGCGTGGCCCTGAACATGGTGGCCGCCGGCCTGACCGTGGTGCTGGGCATTGCCTGGTTCGCCCAGGGCGGCCAGACCCCGCCGGTGCCGGCCGAGGTGCGCCTGACGGGTCTGTCCACCGCCTATGCCGAGCCCCAGGCCGGCCAGTGGTTTGCCTCGGTCCTGGGCCATGGCCTGCTCAGCCACAACGCCCTGGTGTACCTGGCCTTCTTCCTGGTGGTGGCCGTGTGGTTCTTCCTGGAGCGCACCAAGCCGGGCCTGCGCCTGCGGGCGGTGGGCGAGAACCCCGCCATGGTGGATGCGGCCGGCGTCTCGGTGCCGGGCCTGCGCTACTCGGCCCTGCTGATGAACGGGGTGCTCTGCGGCCTGGCGGGCAGCTATCTGACCCTGGCGCAGAACGCCAACTTCAGCCCGAACATGACCGCGGGCCGCGGCTATATCGCGCTCGCCGCGCTCATCTTCGCCAAGTGGCGGCCGAAGAATATCCTCTTCGCCTGCCTGCTCTTCGGCTTCCTCGACGCCTTCGCCATCCGCTACCAGGGTTATGCCTTCCCGCTGATCGGCAAGGTGCCGGTACAACTGATGCAGGCGCTGCCCTATATCCTCACGGTGATCCTGCTCGCAGGCTTCATCGGCAAGGCCATTCCGCCGAAGGCCGGCGGCGTGCCCTATGTGAAGGAGCGCTGA
- the cdd gene encoding cytidine deaminase — translation MELTEDLRQRLLAAALQARAQSYSPYSRYAVGAAVLDEQGRIHVGANMENAAYPQGWCAETTALAAMRMAGGQRATAVLVCGPGPELTTPCGGCRQKLREFAGPELPVLVADPGGIRQQWTLDQLLPFSFGPEHLKL, via the coding sequence ATGGAGCTCACCGAGGACCTGCGTCAGCGCCTGCTGGCCGCCGCGCTGCAGGCGCGGGCGCAGTCCTACTCGCCCTATTCGCGCTATGCCGTGGGCGCGGCCGTGCTGGACGAGCAGGGCCGCATCCATGTGGGCGCCAATATGGAAAACGCCGCCTACCCCCAGGGCTGGTGCGCCGAGACCACGGCCCTGGCCGCCATGCGCATGGCCGGCGGCCAGCGCGCCACCGCGGTGCTGGTGTGCGGCCCCGGCCCCGAGCTCACCACGCCCTGCGGCGGCTGCCGCCAGAAGCTGCGCGAGTTCGCCGGCCCCGAGCTGCCGGTCCTGGTCGCCGATCCCGGCGGCATCCGCCAGCAATGGACCCTGGACCAGCTCCTGCCCTTCAGTTTCGGCCCCGAGCACCTCAAGCTCTGA
- a CDS encoding purine-nucleoside phosphorylase, with protein MIDHQTLNPRIEATVEKLKQLFGSAPEVAVVLGSGWAGAVSHVEEAKHLSYAELPAFPQPKVEGHVSEIVVGRIGAQRVVMLRGRAHTYESGDCTGMAGALRSLKRWGVKALLQTNASGSLRSHMPPGSLMLIGDHINAPQRSPLVGEPGSERFVDMSAAYDAELRAVARQIAKRNNQIVGEGTYVWALGPQFETPAEIRMFAAWGADAVGMSTVPETILARHAGLRVMGLALMTNMAAGLSAEALTHALTLQQAQASGERAAAFLAQVVAGLAELPSLRA; from the coding sequence ATGATCGATCACCAGACCCTGAATCCCCGCATCGAGGCCACCGTCGAGAAGCTCAAGCAACTGTTCGGCAGCGCGCCCGAGGTGGCCGTGGTGCTGGGCTCCGGCTGGGCCGGCGCGGTCAGCCATGTGGAAGAGGCCAAGCACCTGTCCTACGCCGAGCTGCCCGCCTTTCCCCAGCCCAAGGTGGAAGGCCATGTCAGCGAGATCGTGGTGGGCCGCATCGGCGCGCAGCGCGTGGTGATGCTGCGCGGCCGCGCCCACACCTACGAGAGCGGCGACTGCACCGGCATGGCCGGCGCGCTGCGCAGCCTCAAGCGCTGGGGCGTCAAGGCCCTGCTGCAGACCAATGCCTCGGGCTCGCTGCGCTCCCACATGCCGCCGGGCAGCCTGATGCTGATCGGCGATCACATCAACGCGCCGCAGCGCTCGCCCCTGGTGGGCGAGCCCGGCAGCGAGCGCTTCGTGGACATGAGCGCCGCCTACGACGCCGAGCTGCGCGCCGTGGCCAGGCAGATCGCCAAGCGTAACAACCAGATCGTGGGCGAGGGCACTTATGTCTGGGCCCTGGGTCCGCAGTTCGAGACCCCGGCCGAGATCCGCATGTTCGCCGCCTGGGGCGCCGACGCCGTGGGCATGAGCACCGTGCCCGAGACCATCCTGGCCCGCCATGCCGGCCTGCGCGTGATGGGCCTGGCCCTGATGACCAATATGGCCGCCGGCCTCTCCGCCGAAGCCCTGACCCATGCCCTGACTCTGCAGCAGGCCCAGGCCTCGGGCGAGCGCGCCGCGGCCTTCCTGGCCCAGGTGGTGGCCGGTCTGGCCGAGCTGCCCTCGCTGCGCGCCTGA
- the deoC gene encoding deoxyribose-phosphate aldolase, whose product MEQRSLLTAARQALACLDLTSLNEADSAADIAALCARAQTPFGPVAAVCVWPRFVAQARAALPPGIKVAAVADFPDGALDLPRALADIASIAQAGGDEVDVVLPYKALMAGQRSEVAEFLAEVRHASRPLTLKVILESGELATPELIREASRLSLAAGADFIKTSTGKSPVSATPEAAAAMLQEIQASGLAHAGFKASGGIRSVAEARVYLDLAAQTLGEAALQPQRLRFGASGLLNDILAQLSGQAPAAASGSGY is encoded by the coding sequence ATGGAACAGCGCAGCCTGCTGACGGCCGCCCGCCAGGCCCTGGCCTGCCTGGACCTGACCAGCCTGAACGAGGCGGACAGCGCGGCCGATATCGCCGCCCTGTGCGCCCGGGCCCAGACGCCCTTCGGCCCCGTGGCCGCCGTCTGCGTGTGGCCGCGCTTCGTGGCCCAGGCGCGTGCGGCCCTGCCGCCCGGCATCAAGGTGGCGGCCGTGGCCGACTTCCCGGACGGCGCCCTGGACCTGCCGCGCGCCCTGGCCGATATCGCCAGCATCGCCCAGGCCGGGGGCGACGAGGTGGACGTGGTCCTGCCCTACAAAGCCCTGATGGCCGGCCAGCGCAGCGAGGTGGCCGAGTTCCTGGCCGAGGTGCGCCACGCCAGCCGCCCGCTCACGCTCAAGGTCATTCTGGAAAGCGGCGAGCTGGCCACGCCCGAGCTGATCCGCGAGGCCAGCCGTCTGTCCCTGGCGGCCGGCGCGGACTTCATCAAGACCAGCACCGGCAAGAGCCCCGTCTCGGCCACGCCCGAGGCCGCGGCCGCCATGCTGCAGGAGATCCAGGCCAGCGGCCTGGCGCATGCCGGCTTCAAGGCCAGCGGCGGCATCCGCAGCGTGGCCGAGGCCCGCGTCTACCTGGACCTGGCGGCCCAGACCCTGGGCGAGGCGGCCCTGCAGCCGCAGCGCCTGCGCTTTGGCGCCAGCGGCCTGCTCAATGACATCCTGGCCCAGCTCTCGGGTCAGGCGCCGGCGGCGGCGTCCGGCAGCGGCTACTGA
- the deoA gene encoding thymidine phosphorylase — protein sequence MLAQEIIRTKREGQVLSEPQIQAFVRGLVDGSWSEGQVAALGMAVFLRGMGREECVALTRAMMHSGRVLAWPDMPGPVLDKHSSGGVGDKVSLMLAPLVAACGGYVPMIAGRGLGHTGGTVDKLEAIPGYRSTPSPAEFDRLVRELGCAIIGQTADLAPADKRFYAVRDVTATVESVPLITASILSKKLAAGLQGLAMDVKWGNGAFADSPAMAQELAESIVAVARGAGMPTRALITDMNQVLGREVGNALEIHETIAYLKGEGPREPRLHEVTLALASEMLLMGGLAADASQARARLQQALDSGAAAEKFARMVAALGGPADLLERPAAWLPEAPVLRPVPAPRAGRLLSQRTREIGLAVVELGGGRRQPGDPLDMRVGFSGMRALGESLEAGEPLAWVHAGSERDAERAVAALLAACELGEAQAPWQARPLVAARVE from the coding sequence ATGCTGGCTCAGGAAATCATCCGCACCAAGCGCGAGGGCCAGGTCTTGTCCGAGCCCCAGATCCAGGCCTTTGTGCGCGGCCTGGTGGACGGCAGCTGGAGCGAGGGCCAGGTGGCGGCCCTGGGCATGGCGGTGTTCCTGCGCGGCATGGGCCGTGAGGAATGCGTGGCCCTGACCCGGGCCATGATGCATTCGGGCCGGGTGCTGGCCTGGCCGGACATGCCCGGCCCGGTGCTGGACAAGCATTCCAGCGGCGGCGTGGGCGACAAGGTCAGCCTGATGCTGGCGCCCCTGGTGGCGGCCTGCGGCGGCTATGTGCCCATGATTGCCGGCCGCGGCCTGGGCCACACCGGCGGCACGGTGGACAAGCTGGAGGCCATTCCGGGCTATCGCAGCACGCCGAGCCCGGCCGAGTTCGACCGCCTGGTGCGCGAGCTGGGCTGCGCCATCATCGGCCAGACGGCCGATCTGGCCCCGGCCGACAAGCGCTTCTACGCGGTGCGCGATGTCACGGCCACGGTGGAGAGCGTGCCCCTGATCACCGCCTCCATCCTGTCCAAGAAGCTGGCCGCCGGCCTGCAGGGCCTGGCCATGGATGTGAAGTGGGGCAATGGCGCCTTTGCCGACAGCCCGGCCATGGCCCAGGAGCTGGCCGAGAGCATCGTGGCCGTGGCCCGCGGCGCGGGCATGCCCACCCGCGCCCTGATCACGGACATGAACCAGGTGCTGGGCCGCGAAGTGGGCAATGCCCTGGAGATCCACGAGACCATTGCCTACCTCAAGGGCGAGGGCCCGCGCGAGCCGCGCCTGCATGAGGTGACCCTGGCCCTGGCCAGCGAGATGCTGCTGATGGGCGGCCTGGCGGCCGACGCAAGCCAGGCCCGCGCCCGCCTGCAGCAGGCCCTGGACAGCGGCGCCGCGGCCGAGAAGTTCGCCCGCATGGTGGCGGCCCTAGGCGGCCCGGCCGATCTGCTGGAGCGGCCCGCGGCCTGGCTGCCGGAGGCGCCGGTGCTGCGCCCCGTGCCCGCGCCGCGCGCGGGGCGTCTGCTGAGCCAGCGCACGCGCGAGATCGGCCTGGCCGTGGTGGAGCTGGGGGGAGGGCGGCGCCAGCCGGGCGACCCGCTGGACATGCGCGTGGGCTTCTCGGGCATGCGCGCCCTGGGCGAGAGTCTGGAGGCGGGCGAGCCCCTGGCCTGGGTGCATGCGGGCAGCGAGCGCGATGCCGAGCGCGCCGTGGCGGCCCTGCTGGCGGCCTGCGAGCTGGGCGAGGCCCAGGCGCCCTGGCAGGCCCGGCCCCTGGTGGCGGCGCGGGTCGAATAA
- the trmB gene encoding tRNA (guanosine(46)-N7)-methyltransferase TrmB: MSDKPELPQDSTVEPAVPVKRAIKSFVVRAGRMGTGQIKALAELGPRFVLPYQAGQRLDPQAVFGRQAPLVLEIGFGMGGATAQIAQTLPDHDFIGCEVHEPGVGALLKLIGEQDIPNIRIFQHDAVEVLEQMIAPDSLAGVHIFFPDPWHKKRHNKRRLIQPEFVAKLVKHIRPGGYLHCATDWEPYAQQMLEVLSAEPSLVNSAEGYAEKPAYRPLTKFENRGLKLGHGVWDLVFKRR; encoded by the coding sequence ATGTCCGACAAGCCCGAGCTGCCGCAAGACTCCACCGTTGAGCCGGCCGTCCCCGTCAAGCGCGCCATCAAGAGCTTTGTGGTGCGCGCCGGCCGCATGGGCACGGGCCAGATCAAGGCCCTGGCCGAGCTGGGCCCGCGCTTTGTGCTGCCCTACCAGGCCGGCCAGCGCCTGGACCCGCAGGCCGTGTTCGGCCGCCAGGCGCCCCTGGTGCTGGAGATCGGCTTTGGCATGGGCGGGGCCACGGCCCAGATCGCCCAGACCCTGCCCGACCATGACTTCATCGGCTGCGAGGTGCATGAGCCCGGCGTGGGCGCCCTGCTCAAGCTGATCGGCGAGCAGGACATCCCGAACATCCGCATCTTCCAGCACGACGCGGTGGAGGTGCTGGAACAGATGATCGCCCCCGACTCCCTGGCCGGCGTGCACATCTTCTTCCCCGATCCCTGGCACAAGAAGCGCCACAACAAGCGCCGCCTGATCCAGCCCGAGTTCGTGGCCAAGCTGGTCAAGCACATCCGCCCCGGCGGCTATCTGCACTGCGCCACCGACTGGGAGCCCTATGCCCAGCAGATGCTGGAGGTGCTTTCGGCCGAGCCCAGCCTGGTCAACAGCGCCGAGGGCTATGCCGAGAAGCCAGCCTACCGGCCCCTGACCAAGTTCGAAAACCGCGGCCTCAAGCTGGGTCACGGCGTCTGGGACTTGGTCTTCAAGCGCCGCTGA
- the coaBC gene encoding bifunctional phosphopantothenoylcysteine decarboxylase/phosphopantothenate--cysteine ligase CoaBC — MSESTQLAGKHVLLGLSGGVACYKAAELTRLLVKAGATVQVMMSEAATQFITPVTMQALSNQPVLLSQWDAREPNNMAHINATRAADVMLVAPASADFIAKLAQGRADELLSLTALARPAERCALLVAPAMNREMWAHPATQRNVAQIRADGAQVLGPGSGEQACGEIGNGRMLEAEELRDALIAHFQPKRLAGKKLLITAGPTFEPIDPVRGITNLSSGKMGFAIARAAAEAGAEVTLVAGPVHLPTPRGVRRLDVQTAQQMFDAVLPLAPQQDIVVATAAVADWRPAQMNAHKIKKKDGGKAAPVFELTENPDILAAVSASVDPAKTFCVGFAAESQDLAKHAREKLERKRVPLIVGNLGPATFGRDDNALLLVDAQGERELPHNDKLSLARELLRDVAERIAKARTTA; from the coding sequence ATGAGCGAATCCACACAACTGGCCGGCAAGCATGTGCTGCTGGGCCTCTCGGGCGGCGTGGCCTGCTACAAGGCGGCCGAGCTGACGCGTCTGCTGGTGAAGGCCGGCGCCACGGTGCAGGTGATGATGAGCGAGGCGGCCACGCAGTTCATCACGCCGGTCACCATGCAGGCCCTGTCCAACCAGCCGGTGCTGCTGAGCCAGTGGGATGCGCGCGAGCCCAACAATATGGCCCACATCAACGCCACCCGCGCGGCCGATGTGATGCTGGTGGCGCCGGCCAGCGCCGACTTCATCGCCAAGCTGGCGCAGGGCAGGGCGGACGAGCTGCTGAGCCTCACCGCCCTGGCGCGCCCCGCCGAGCGCTGCGCCCTGCTGGTGGCCCCGGCCATGAACCGCGAGATGTGGGCCCACCCGGCCACCCAGCGCAATGTGGCCCAGATCCGCGCCGACGGCGCCCAGGTGCTTGGCCCGGGCTCTGGCGAGCAGGCCTGTGGCGAAATCGGTAACGGCCGTATGCTGGAGGCCGAGGAGCTGCGCGACGCCCTGATCGCGCATTTCCAGCCCAAGCGCCTGGCCGGCAAGAAGCTGCTGATCACGGCCGGCCCCACCTTCGAGCCCATCGATCCGGTGCGCGGCATCACCAATCTCTCCAGCGGCAAGATGGGCTTTGCCATCGCCCGCGCCGCGGCCGAGGCCGGTGCCGAGGTCACCCTGGTGGCGGGCCCCGTGCACCTGCCCACGCCGCGCGGCGTGCGCCGCCTCGATGTGCAGACGGCGCAGCAGATGTTCGACGCGGTGCTGCCCCTGGCGCCCCAGCAGGACATCGTGGTGGCCACCGCGGCCGTGGCCGACTGGCGCCCGGCGCAGATGAACGCGCACAAGATCAAGAAGAAGGACGGCGGCAAGGCCGCGCCGGTCTTCGAGCTGACCGAGAACCCCGACATCCTGGCCGCCGTGTCCGCCAGCGTGGACCCGGCCAAGACCTTCTGCGTGGGCTTTGCCGCCGAGAGCCAGGACCTGGCCAAGCATGCGCGCGAGAAGCTGGAGCGCAAGCGCGTGCCCCTGATCGTGGGCAATCTGGGTCCGGCCACCTTCGGCCGCGACGACAACGCCCTGCTGCTGGTGGACGCCCAGGGCGAGCGCGAGCTGCCCCATAACGACAAGCTCAGCCTGGCGCGCGAACTGCTGCGCGATGTGGCCGAGCGCATTGCCAAAGCAAGAACGACCGCATGA
- the dut gene encoding dUTP diphosphatase — protein sequence MTTTLVDLKVLDARMAEQLPAYATPGAAGLDLRACLDQALSLEPGQTTLIPTGLAIHINDPGLAALILPRSGLGHKHGIVLGNLVGLIDSDYQGQLMVSCWNRGQTAFVIQPMERIAQLVLVPVVQAAFRRVEAFDDASSRGEGGFGSTGKA from the coding sequence ATGACCACCACGCTTGTTGACCTGAAAGTGCTCGATGCCCGCATGGCCGAGCAGCTGCCTGCCTATGCCACGCCCGGCGCTGCCGGCCTGGACCTGCGCGCCTGCCTGGACCAGGCCCTGAGCCTGGAGCCCGGCCAGACCACGCTGATCCCCACGGGCCTGGCCATCCACATCAACGACCCCGGTCTGGCTGCCCTGATCCTGCCGCGCTCGGGCCTGGGCCACAAGCACGGCATCGTGCTGGGCAATCTGGTGGGCCTGATCGACTCGGACTACCAGGGCCAGCTGATGGTCAGCTGCTGGAACCGCGGCCAGACGGCGTTCGTGATCCAGCCCATGGAGCGCATCGCCCAGCTGGTGCTGGTGCCGGTGGTGCAGGCGGCCTTCCGGCGCGTCGAGGCCTTTGACGACGCCTCCTCACGCGGTGAAGGCGGATTTGGTTCCACAGGCAAGGCCTGA
- a CDS encoding peptidylprolyl isomerase codes for MLISSPCVVSLSWRLEDAQGQLIDELSEAMEFFFGGDDLFAKVEQVLAGQEIGFETSVALDPEEAFGDYRSELVCFEARAVMPENVSEGMQFEGLPEGAASEGMPQDVVYTVTEVYPEHVVLDGNHPLAGMGLRMHLRVRDVREATEAEIREGSVGETVFSVVSGAPPDEPLH; via the coding sequence ATGCTAATTTCTTCCCCCTGCGTCGTCTCCCTGAGCTGGAGACTCGAGGACGCCCAAGGCCAGCTGATCGACGAGCTGAGCGAAGCCATGGAATTTTTTTTCGGCGGCGATGACCTCTTCGCCAAAGTCGAGCAGGTGCTGGCCGGCCAGGAGATCGGTTTCGAGACCAGCGTAGCGCTGGACCCCGAGGAAGCCTTCGGCGACTACCGCTCCGAGCTGGTCTGCTTCGAAGCCCGCGCCGTGATGCCCGAGAACGTCAGCGAGGGCATGCAGTTCGAAGGCCTGCCCGAGGGCGCGGCCAGCGAGGGCATGCCTCAGGACGTGGTCTACACCGTCACCGAGGTCTATCCCGAGCATGTGGTGCTGGACGGCAACCACCCGCTGGCCGGCATGGGCCTGCGCATGCATCTGCGTGTGCGCGATGTGCGCGAGGCCACCGAGGCCGAGATCCGCGAAGGCAGCGTCGGCGAGACGGTGTTCAGCGTGGTGAGTGGCGCGCCGCCGGACGAGCCGCTGCACTAA